One segment of Pseudanabaena sp. ABRG5-3 DNA contains the following:
- a CDS encoding Uma2 family endonuclease, whose protein sequence is MVAITEERSQPKVDTEDQAIALATNSATLEIIYPSSDGEPLAETQQHVLAILMALALLRLYLQEQPAVVFADQFLYYIEGNPRARVAPDVMVVFDIEKRLYANYKIWEGRQTPAIIFEVTSAGTKETDWNFKKTLYEKLGVTEYWLFDPYGEWITEQLQGYRLNEDGVYKPIRDNCSEVLQLKLQAEEFLIGFYRLDNGEKLLTPEELYSANLAANQRADQEKARADRLTEKLRKLGIDLGE, encoded by the coding sequence ATGGTAGCCATTACCGAAGAGCGATCGCAACCTAAAGTAGATACAGAGGATCAGGCGATCGCATTAGCCACCAATTCGGCAACCTTAGAGATCATCTATCCCAGTTCCGATGGAGAACCCTTAGCAGAAACTCAACAGCACGTTCTGGCAATTTTGATGGCTCTTGCGCTCTTGCGGTTATATTTGCAGGAGCAGCCAGCCGTTGTTTTTGCCGATCAATTTCTCTATTATATTGAAGGCAATCCCAGAGCTAGAGTTGCGCCAGATGTGATGGTCGTGTTTGATATCGAAAAACGCCTTTATGCCAATTACAAAATTTGGGAAGGAAGGCAAACACCAGCAATTATTTTTGAGGTGACATCGGCAGGGACGAAGGAAACTGATTGGAACTTTAAGAAGACACTATACGAGAAGTTGGGAGTAACTGAATACTGGCTATTCGATCCCTATGGAGAATGGATTACAGAGCAGTTGCAAGGCTATCGACTGAATGAGGATGGTGTGTATAAGCCGATTCGCGATAATTGTAGCGAGGTATTGCAACTCAAGTTACAGGCTGAGGAGTTTCTGATCGGGTTTTATCGTCTGGATAATGGAGAGAAGTTGCTCACGCCAGAGGAGTTATATAGCGCGAATTTGGCGGCTAATCAACGGGCAGATCAGGAAAAGGCAAGGGCAGATCGTCTTACCGAAAAACTAAGAAAATTAGGCATTGATTTGGGAGAATAG